A genomic segment from Paenibacillus sp. FSL K6-1096 encodes:
- a CDS encoding DUF1805 domain-containing protein produces the protein MVTLEPVQVGGHILVGVEVKLPKTTLLSISTDKGYIMCGALDVGLLNETLADRHIIAARAVGVRTLAQLLAAPLESVTIEAEKLGIVPGMTGADALLLMV, from the coding sequence ATGGTAACATTAGAGCCTGTACAGGTGGGCGGTCATATCCTGGTCGGAGTTGAGGTGAAGCTGCCCAAAACCACGCTGCTCAGTATCAGCACTGACAAGGGGTACATCATGTGCGGGGCGCTGGATGTCGGATTGCTGAACGAGACGCTGGCAGACCGTCACATTATCGCGGCAAGGGCTGTGGGCGTGCGCACGCTTGCCCAACTGCTGGCCGCGCCGCTGGAGTCGGTAACGATAGAGGCGGAGAAGCTGGGAATTGTGCCGGGAATGACCGGGGCGGATGCCCTGCTTCTCATGGTCTGA
- a CDS encoding Dps family protein produces MAKASNKVNTSSIEQVLNRQVANLNVLYVKVHNYHWYVKGEQFFALHVKFEELYDDITLKMDEVAERLLSIKGSPAATMKEYLEIATIQEATGKEDARGMVQTLIEDFATVAEELTEGIELAEENSDQPTADLFIKIRTDLEKNQWMLRAFLG; encoded by the coding sequence ATGGCTAAAGCGTCAAATAAAGTGAACACTTCTTCAATCGAACAAGTACTTAACCGTCAGGTTGCGAACCTGAACGTCCTCTATGTGAAAGTGCATAATTATCACTGGTATGTGAAGGGTGAGCAGTTCTTTGCCCTGCATGTGAAGTTCGAAGAGCTGTACGATGATATTACGCTCAAAATGGACGAGGTGGCTGAGCGCCTGCTGAGCATTAAGGGCAGCCCGGCAGCGACCATGAAAGAATATCTGGAAATTGCAACGATTCAGGAAGCGACAGGCAAGGAAGACGCCCGCGGCATGGTGCAGACGCTCATCGAAGACTTCGCTACTGTTGCGGAGGAACTGACGGAAGGCATCGAGCTGGCTGAAGAGAACAGCGACCAGCCGACCGCCGACCTGTTCATCAAGATCCGCACCGATCTGGAGAAGAATCAATGGATGCTGCGCGCATTCCTGGGCTGA
- a CDS encoding MarR family transcriptional regulator, whose protein sequence is MYPAEGLKRLLYERFIHLSHLSEEFFAAEENAIAELLEEYGITFSSISLTSIHVLDCIGNNEPINSTAIADKMKLSKASITKISTKLLQDGCIKRSRMNDNKKEVYFSLAPKGRQLFDIHARMHEHLEQKFLETMTPFTEPELQASLKFIQTMIDHSPKKIKELPQKP, encoded by the coding sequence ATGTATCCAGCCGAAGGACTCAAGCGCCTGCTGTATGAACGTTTTATCCATTTATCCCATTTATCTGAAGAGTTTTTTGCCGCTGAGGAGAATGCTATTGCAGAACTTCTGGAGGAGTATGGGATTACGTTCTCGTCAATCAGTCTAACCAGCATTCATGTCCTCGATTGTATCGGCAATAACGAACCGATTAACAGTACTGCAATCGCAGACAAGATGAAGCTGTCCAAGGCGAGCATCACCAAAATCAGCACCAAGCTTCTTCAGGATGGCTGCATCAAGCGAAGCCGGATGAACGATAACAAGAAAGAGGTGTACTTCAGCCTTGCCCCCAAAGGCAGACAGCTCTTTGACATCCACGCCAGAATGCATGAGCACCTTGAGCAGAAATTCCTTGAGACCATGACCCCCTTCACAGAGCCGGAGCTGCAGGCTTCGCTGAAATTTATACAGACGATGATTGATCATAGTCCCAAAAAAATAAAGGAGCTGCCCCAAAAGCCATGA
- a CDS encoding nitroreductase family protein, which produces MENVSGTIRERRTVRRFSDMPVEQEVIVSLLKEAAGLYEAEGTPLWRCIYAGTPESRDELAEGMMAKVKGSNLAKLLPAKMTDLLKKQIINTPAHLIFIAEAGETERQQDINYAAVCSIMQGVQLLGWEQGLGMLWYTDPMMHSELFYQKIGLREKERFAGILEIGYFDKIPKARKRTPAERNWTTIGEGGSLPADSARPTPQSVLKLLNEAVWAPNDGMREPWRFIYVTGSEAVRQLGSAENAVLPLLLVVAKEEADPHKQQEDYAAVCCLIQNFQLLAKSGPWQVRRHIPEWVYERERCKALGLRPLERIVAVLELGGDSSRSESGSLPPAVRIELNTFVKTGPL; this is translated from the coding sequence GTGGAGAATGTGTCCGGAACCATAAGAGAACGGCGGACGGTTAGGAGATTCAGCGATATGCCGGTTGAGCAGGAGGTTATTGTATCTTTACTGAAGGAAGCCGCCGGTCTATACGAGGCCGAGGGAACTCCTCTCTGGCGCTGTATTTATGCCGGTACCCCCGAGTCCCGGGATGAACTGGCAGAAGGTATGATGGCAAAGGTAAAGGGAAGCAATCTCGCCAAGCTCCTTCCTGCCAAAATGACCGATCTTCTGAAAAAGCAAATCATAAATACACCGGCCCACCTGATCTTTATTGCTGAAGCAGGTGAAACGGAGCGCCAGCAGGATATCAATTATGCCGCAGTATGCAGCATCATGCAGGGTGTCCAGCTTTTGGGCTGGGAGCAAGGGCTCGGTATGTTGTGGTACACTGATCCAATGATGCATAGCGAACTTTTTTATCAGAAAATTGGTTTGCGGGAAAAAGAAAGGTTCGCCGGAATTCTGGAAATCGGCTACTTTGACAAAATACCGAAGGCGCGGAAAAGAACGCCGGCTGAGCGGAATTGGACTACAATCGGTGAAGGGGGAAGCTTGCCTGCGGATTCCGCTCGGCCTACTCCACAAAGCGTGCTGAAGCTGCTGAACGAAGCGGTCTGGGCACCAAATGACGGCATGCGGGAACCGTGGCGGTTCATCTACGTAACCGGCAGCGAGGCTGTCCGTCAACTCGGCTCCGCAGAGAACGCTGTGCTGCCGCTCCTGCTGGTTGTAGCCAAAGAAGAAGCCGATCCTCATAAGCAGCAGGAGGACTACGCCGCAGTCTGTTGTCTCATTCAGAATTTCCAGCTGCTGGCCAAATCTGGGCCGTGGCAGGTACGCCGCCACATTCCGGAATGGGTGTATGAACGGGAACGGTGTAAGGCACTGGGGCTTCGTCCGCTGGAACGGATCGTTGCGGTGCTGGAATTGGGCGGGGACTCAAGCAGGTCTGAATCCGGATCTTTGCCTCCGGCAGTAAGAATAGAGCTGAATACATTTGTAAAAACCGGCCCTTTGTAA
- the sufC gene encoding Fe-S cluster assembly ATPase SufC, translating to MAAEFVIEGLKATIEGKEILKGINLQMKGGEIHAIMGPNGTGKSTLASALMGHPKYEVTEGTALLEGEDLLEMAVDERARAGLFLAMQYPSEISGVTNSDFMRSAINSRREEGSEISLIRFIRLMEAKMKELDMNPEFLHRYLNEGFSGGEKKRNEILQMMMLDPKIVILDEIDSGLDIDALKIVADGVNSMRSPERGFLVITHYQRLLNYIKPDYVHVMMQGRIVKSGGPELAQRLEADGYEWIKEELGIEDETVGQEA from the coding sequence ATGGCAGCAGAATTTGTCATTGAGGGACTGAAAGCGACGATTGAAGGAAAGGAAATCCTGAAGGGTATTAACCTTCAAATGAAGGGCGGGGAGATTCATGCCATCATGGGACCGAACGGTACCGGTAAAAGTACGCTGGCTTCAGCCCTGATGGGTCACCCGAAGTATGAGGTCACAGAGGGCACAGCCCTGCTGGAAGGCGAAGACCTGCTGGAGATGGCGGTGGACGAACGAGCCCGCGCCGGATTGTTCCTGGCCATGCAGTATCCAAGTGAGATCAGCGGTGTGACCAACTCCGACTTCATGCGCAGCGCGATTAACTCCCGCCGTGAAGAAGGCAGCGAGATCTCCTTGATCCGCTTCATCCGCCTGATGGAAGCGAAAATGAAGGAACTGGATATGAACCCTGAATTTCTGCACCGCTACCTGAACGAAGGCTTCTCCGGCGGTGAGAAGAAGCGCAATGAGATTCTACAGATGATGATGCTGGACCCTAAGATTGTCATTCTTGATGAAATCGACTCCGGTCTGGATATTGACGCACTCAAAATTGTGGCCGACGGTGTGAACTCCATGCGCAGTCCCGAACGCGGATTCCTGGTCATCACCCACTATCAGCGGCTGCTTAACTATATCAAGCCTGATTATGTCCATGTCATGATGCAGGGACGGATTGTGAAATCCGGCGGTCCTGAGCTGGCACAGCGTCTGGAAGCAGACGGCTATGAATGGATCAAGGAAGAACTCGGAATTGAAGACGAGACGGTAGGACAAGAAGCTTAA
- the sufD gene encoding Fe-S cluster assembly protein SufD has product MTTQTILPVDAQKLSGLSQRSGEPDWLKDSRLKALELAADLPLPKVEKTRIDRWNINNYGEYKTGGAWASLNEAPASVAGLIKDQEQGSLIIQQNSGAVYTSLAPGLAEQGVIFTDLQTAAREHGDLVQRYLHKAVLPEEHSIAALHAALWNGGVFLYVPKNVVIETPVQAVLLTDDAEAAFVPHILIVADANSSVTYVDNYVSDKTEAGLHNGAVEVFVGAGAAVRYATVHQLGEDTTDITYRRAVVENDGSIEWIIGEMNYGDTASDTKSVLKGNGASSDAKVIAVGSGAQKLSYTTQAQHFGRNTPSDMITRAVMRDSATSIINGITKIEKGATRADGQQTEKVLMLSPKARGDANPILLIDEDDVTAGHAASVGQVNYEQVYYLMSRGLTRHEAETLIIYGFLAPVVSQIPLEGLRNQLQSLVERKLGQ; this is encoded by the coding sequence ATGACGACGCAAACCATACTGCCTGTAGATGCCCAGAAGCTTAGCGGGCTATCGCAGCGCAGCGGCGAACCGGATTGGCTGAAGGACAGCCGGCTGAAGGCTCTTGAGCTGGCAGCGGATCTGCCGCTGCCGAAGGTAGAGAAGACACGGATCGACCGCTGGAATATCAACAATTACGGTGAATACAAGACGGGCGGAGCATGGGCGTCCCTGAACGAAGCGCCTGCTTCGGTTGCCGGGCTGATCAAGGACCAGGAGCAAGGCAGCCTGATCATTCAACAGAACTCTGGGGCGGTATACACCTCTCTGGCTCCAGGACTGGCAGAGCAGGGTGTGATCTTCACTGACCTGCAGACTGCAGCCCGTGAGCACGGAGACCTGGTGCAGCGTTATCTGCATAAGGCGGTACTGCCTGAAGAGCATTCCATCGCTGCACTCCATGCCGCTCTATGGAACGGCGGGGTCTTCCTCTATGTACCGAAGAACGTGGTCATTGAGACTCCAGTGCAGGCGGTATTGCTTACTGACGATGCCGAAGCTGCATTTGTTCCGCATATCCTGATCGTAGCCGATGCTAACAGCTCGGTAACCTACGTAGATAACTATGTTTCAGACAAAACCGAAGCGGGTCTGCATAACGGCGCTGTGGAAGTCTTCGTAGGCGCAGGCGCTGCTGTGCGTTATGCCACTGTGCATCAGCTGGGTGAAGATACGACGGATATTACCTACCGCCGGGCTGTTGTCGAGAATGACGGCAGCATTGAATGGATCATCGGCGAGATGAACTATGGCGATACGGCCAGCGATACCAAGTCTGTGCTGAAGGGCAACGGAGCAAGCTCGGATGCCAAGGTTATCGCCGTAGGCTCCGGTGCGCAGAAGCTGAGCTATACGACCCAAGCCCAGCATTTCGGGCGCAATACCCCTAGTGACATGATTACCCGTGCTGTGATGCGGGATTCGGCCACTTCGATTATCAACGGGATTACCAAGATTGAGAAGGGTGCCACCAGAGCAGACGGGCAGCAGACGGAGAAGGTGCTGATGCTGAGTCCCAAAGCCCGCGGCGACGCCAACCCGATCCTCCTGATTGATGAAGACGATGTAACTGCAGGCCATGCCGCTTCCGTAGGACAGGTCAATTATGAACAGGTCTATTACCTGATGTCCCGTGGATTGACACGGCATGAAGCAGAAACACTGATCATATACGGCTTCCTTGCGCCTGTTGTGTCGCAAATTCCACTGGAGGGACTGCGCAATCAGCTCCAATCTCTTGTGGAAAGGAAGTTAGGCCAATGA
- a CDS encoding cysteine desulfurase, with amino-acid sequence MISSLIREQFPILNQKINGHPLVYLDSAATSQKPRQVIEAVKSYYEWDNSNVHRGVHTLGSRATDAYEGAREKLKNFINARSTKEIIFTRGTTTALNIVASSYGPSVLKEGDEIVITQMEHHSNFIPWQQLAKRTGATLKFLPLQKDGTITLEDAEQTITDQTKIVAIAYVSNVMGVTHPVKELAAIAHRHGAVIVVDGAQSTPHLKVDVQDLDCDFYALSGHKMLAPTGIGALYGKKALLEAMEPVEFGGEMIDDVGLYESTWKELPWRFEGGTPIIAGAVGLGAAIDFLQEVGMDEIHRHEIQLAAYAEQVLSEISDLTIYGPRNRQVGVVTFNLGDVHPHDVATVLDAEGVAVRAGHHCCQPLMRWLEVSSTARASFYLYNTEQDVDALAKALMKAKEYFSYELG; translated from the coding sequence ATGATTAGCAGCCTGATCCGGGAGCAGTTTCCCATCCTGAACCAGAAGATTAACGGCCATCCGTTGGTCTATCTGGACAGTGCGGCAACCTCGCAGAAGCCGCGCCAGGTCATTGAGGCGGTCAAATCCTATTATGAATGGGATAATTCCAACGTGCACCGCGGGGTTCACACCCTGGGCAGCCGGGCAACCGATGCTTATGAAGGGGCCCGCGAGAAGCTGAAGAACTTCATTAATGCCCGCAGCACCAAGGAGATTATCTTCACCCGCGGTACAACCACCGCGCTTAATATTGTAGCTTCCTCCTATGGACCTTCCGTTCTGAAGGAAGGGGATGAGATTGTGATCACCCAGATGGAGCATCACAGTAATTTCATTCCCTGGCAGCAGCTGGCCAAGAGAACCGGGGCCACCCTGAAGTTCCTGCCGCTGCAGAAGGATGGAACAATCACGCTGGAGGATGCCGAGCAGACGATTACGGATCAGACCAAGATTGTAGCCATAGCATATGTATCCAATGTGATGGGCGTTACCCACCCTGTTAAAGAGCTTGCGGCTATTGCCCACCGCCACGGCGCAGTAATCGTCGTGGACGGGGCGCAGAGCACGCCGCATCTGAAGGTGGATGTGCAGGATCTGGACTGCGATTTCTATGCTTTATCCGGCCATAAAATGCTTGCGCCAACGGGAATCGGCGCTCTATACGGCAAGAAGGCGCTGCTGGAAGCCATGGAGCCTGTCGAGTTCGGCGGCGAGATGATCGATGATGTCGGGCTGTACGAGTCCACCTGGAAGGAGCTGCCCTGGAGGTTTGAAGGCGGAACACCGATTATTGCCGGTGCTGTTGGCTTAGGGGCAGCGATTGATTTCCTGCAGGAGGTGGGGATGGATGAAATACACCGCCACGAAATACAGCTTGCCGCCTACGCGGAGCAGGTGCTGTCAGAGATCAGCGACTTGACGATTTACGGCCCGCGCAACCGTCAGGTAGGCGTAGTCACCTTCAATCTGGGTGATGTCCATCCGCATGACGTAGCGACTGTGCTGGATGCGGAGGGCGTGGCTGTCCGGGCCGGACATCACTGCTGCCAGCCGCTCATGCGCTGGCTTGAGGTCAGCTCTACCGCGCGGGCGAGCTTCTATCTGTACAATACGGAGCAGGATGTAGATGCGCTGGCTAAGGCCTTAATGAAGGCAAAGGAGTATTTCAGTTATGAACTTGGATGA
- the sufU gene encoding Fe-S cluster assembly sulfur transfer protein SufU has product MNLDDLYRRVIMDHYKNPRNRGSFEDEALKIELNNPTCGDRITLQLKVEEGIVKDARFSGEGCSISMSSASMMTEAVKGQTVARALEMADSFSSLMKGEEADFGDYEDIEALSGVNKFPARIKCATLAWNALRKGIDTEEAHQ; this is encoded by the coding sequence ATGAACTTGGATGACTTATACCGTCGCGTCATTATGGATCATTACAAGAATCCCCGGAACCGCGGTTCCTTTGAAGATGAGGCTCTGAAGATTGAGCTGAACAACCCGACCTGCGGCGACCGCATTACGCTTCAGCTGAAGGTTGAGGAGGGTATTGTCAAGGACGCCCGCTTCAGCGGCGAAGGCTGTTCGATCAGCATGTCATCAGCTTCGATGATGACCGAGGCAGTCAAGGGCCAGACCGTAGCCCGTGCGCTGGAGATGGCCGACAGCTTCTCCTCGCTGATGAAGGGGGAAGAGGCAGACTTCGGAGATTATGAGGATATCGAGGCACTGTCCGGTGTGAATAAATTCCCTGCGCGGATCAAATGTGCCACATTGGCCTGGAACGCGCTTCGCAAAGGCATAGATACGGAAGAAGCACATCAATAA
- the sufB gene encoding Fe-S cluster assembly protein SufB → MAKKAPDMEEYQYGFRDEHKSIFQSGKGLTEEIVREISAIKNEPDWMLEFRLKSLEQFRKMPMPKWGGNLDDLDFDDIQYYVRPSEKQGKTWEEVPSEIKETFDKLGIPEAEQKFLAGVSAQYESEVVYHSMQKNLEEQGVIFTDTDSALRDHPELFKKFFGTIIPPADNKFAALNSAVWSGGSFIYVPKGVKCEVPLQAYFRINSENMGQFERTLILADEDSFVHYVEGCTAPIYSTNSLHSAVVEILCMKNARVRYTTIQNWAPNIYNLVTKRAVAEENATMEWVDGNIGSKLTMKYPAVVLKGRGAKGSVLSIAVAGKDQHQDAGAKMIHLAPDTTSTIVSKSISKHGGKVTYRGLASFGRKAEGAKSNIKCDTLILDNESTSDTIPYNEIMNDNIVLEHEATVSKVSEEQLFYLMSRGLSEADATQMIIMGFIEPFTKELPMEYAVEMNRLIKFEMEGSIG, encoded by the coding sequence ATGGCTAAGAAAGCACCTGATATGGAGGAATACCAGTACGGATTCCGTGACGAGCACAAGTCGATATTTCAGTCTGGTAAAGGACTCACGGAAGAGATTGTCCGGGAAATCTCCGCAATCAAGAACGAGCCGGACTGGATGCTGGAATTCCGCCTGAAGTCCCTGGAGCAGTTCCGCAAGATGCCGATGCCTAAGTGGGGCGGCAATCTGGATGATCTGGACTTCGATGACATTCAATATTATGTAAGACCTTCGGAGAAGCAGGGCAAGACCTGGGAGGAGGTTCCCTCCGAGATCAAGGAGACCTTCGATAAGCTGGGGATTCCGGAAGCCGAGCAGAAATTCCTGGCCGGTGTCTCTGCACAGTATGAATCCGAGGTCGTCTATCACAGCATGCAGAAGAACCTGGAAGAGCAGGGTGTTATTTTCACAGATACCGATTCGGCACTGCGTGATCATCCCGAGCTGTTCAAGAAGTTCTTCGGCACGATCATTCCGCCTGCTGACAACAAGTTCGCTGCACTGAACAGTGCTGTATGGTCCGGGGGCAGCTTCATCTATGTGCCGAAGGGCGTTAAGTGTGAAGTGCCGCTGCAGGCTTACTTCCGGATCAATTCCGAGAATATGGGACAGTTCGAGCGTACCCTGATTCTGGCGGACGAAGACAGCTTCGTGCATTATGTGGAAGGCTGTACCGCACCGATCTACAGCACCAACTCGCTGCACAGCGCTGTGGTTGAGATTCTCTGCATGAAGAATGCCCGTGTCCGTTACACCACGATTCAGAACTGGGCCCCGAATATCTACAACCTGGTTACAAAACGTGCGGTGGCTGAAGAGAATGCAACGATGGAATGGGTAGACGGCAACATCGGCTCCAAGCTGACGATGAAATATCCGGCTGTAGTGCTGAAAGGCCGCGGAGCCAAAGGCTCTGTATTATCGATTGCTGTAGCAGGCAAGGACCAGCATCAGGATGCAGGGGCCAAGATGATCCATCTGGCACCGGATACCACCTCCACGATTGTATCCAAGTCGATCAGTAAGCATGGCGGCAAGGTAACATACCGCGGACTCGCTTCCTTTGGCCGTAAGGCAGAAGGCGCTAAGTCCAATATCAAATGCGATACGCTCATTCTGGATAACGAGTCCACCTCGGACACGATTCCATACAATGAGATCATGAACGATAACATTGTGCTGGAGCATGAGGCTACCGTCTCCAAGGTCTCTGAGGAGCAGCTGTTCTACCTCATGAGCCGCGGCCTTTCCGAAGCCGATGCCACCCAGATGATCATCATGGGCTTCATTGAGCCATTCACCAAAGAGCTGCCGATGGAATATGCGGTAGAAATGAATAGATTGATCAAGTTCGAGATGGAAGGCAGTATCGGGTAA
- a CDS encoding ABC transporter ATP-binding protein: MDVLRQLRGFYREKLHYLILSIICLAAATAVGLITPNLLRKLIDDVIVPLKFAEVPVLALSVLAVIFVKACLQFAHGFFGGRLGNFLAYRLRNACYEKLQFLSFRYYDTAKTGDLMSRLTGDLEAIRMFIGFGFAQLLNVFFMVMFGSIMMFTINWKLTLVTLITMPFLAMVAFKFESKIHPAFQEMRLALSSLTTAVQENVTGVRTVKSFAREGYEVEKFSHRNERYKDNQIFAAELWSKFFPVMELLASVSVAILLGVGGTLVINKQMSLGELVAFFSLIWYIIGPVWGLGFHINNYTQSKASGERVLEVLNQPIDVKDKEGAKELVPTDVKGEVEFDHVTFAYGNKMPAVKDIHFHAAPGAVIGFLGGTGSGKSTITQLMMRAYDVNQGSIKLDGVDIREFQVRSLRSQISTVFQETFLFSSSIRNNISYGLKNVSMDEIIRAAELAKAHDFIMEMPEGYDTVVGERGMGLSGGQKQRIAIARALLKNPRILILDDATSAVDMETEHEIQAGFQEVMRGRTTLIIAHRISSLRHADQIIVMNEGKMVQQGTHQELIEVPGPYQDVYRIQYADYLSRVNDREAGDPA, translated from the coding sequence ATGGATGTTCTCAGGCAACTGCGGGGCTTTTATCGGGAGAAGCTGCATTATTTAATTCTGTCGATTATCTGTTTGGCGGCCGCAACTGCAGTGGGGCTTATTACCCCCAATTTGTTAAGGAAATTGATTGATGACGTTATTGTTCCCCTAAAGTTTGCTGAGGTGCCCGTACTCGCTCTTAGTGTGCTTGCTGTTATTTTTGTCAAAGCGTGTCTGCAGTTTGCCCATGGCTTCTTCGGCGGGCGGCTGGGGAATTTCCTGGCTTACCGGCTGCGCAATGCCTGTTATGAGAAGCTGCAATTTCTGTCCTTCCGGTATTATGATACCGCGAAGACAGGCGACCTGATGTCCCGGCTGACCGGGGACCTGGAAGCGATCCGGATGTTCATCGGCTTCGGCTTCGCCCAATTGCTGAATGTATTTTTCATGGTGATGTTCGGCTCCATTATGATGTTTACTATCAACTGGAAGCTGACATTGGTTACGCTGATTACGATGCCGTTTCTGGCGATGGTTGCCTTTAAGTTTGAATCCAAGATTCATCCGGCCTTTCAGGAGATGCGCCTGGCGTTAAGTTCCCTGACAACGGCTGTACAGGAGAATGTCACCGGGGTGAGAACGGTCAAATCGTTTGCCAGAGAAGGCTACGAGGTTGAGAAATTCTCACACCGTAATGAACGTTATAAGGATAACCAGATTTTTGCGGCTGAGCTGTGGAGCAAGTTCTTCCCGGTCATGGAGCTGCTGGCTTCGGTCAGTGTTGCAATATTGCTCGGGGTCGGCGGTACGCTGGTCATTAACAAGCAGATGTCGCTGGGCGAGCTCGTTGCCTTCTTCAGCCTGATCTGGTACATCATCGGTCCGGTATGGGGGCTCGGGTTCCATATCAACAACTATACCCAGTCCAAGGCCTCGGGTGAGCGTGTACTGGAGGTGCTGAATCAGCCGATCGATGTGAAGGATAAAGAAGGTGCAAAAGAGCTTGTGCCGACTGATGTGAAGGGCGAGGTTGAATTCGACCATGTGACCTTTGCATACGGGAATAAAATGCCGGCGGTCAAGGATATTCACTTCCATGCCGCGCCGGGTGCGGTTATCGGCTTCCTTGGGGGAACCGGGTCCGGCAAATCTACTATCACCCAGCTGATGATGCGGGCCTATGATGTGAACCAGGGGAGCATCAAGCTCGATGGCGTGGACATCCGCGAGTTCCAGGTCCGCAGTCTGCGCTCACAGATCTCGACGGTATTCCAGGAGACGTTCCTGTTCTCCTCCTCCATCCGCAACAATATCTCCTATGGGCTCAAAAATGTCAGCATGGACGAGATTATCCGTGCCGCCGAGCTGGCGAAGGCCCATGACTTCATAATGGAGATGCCTGAAGGCTATGACACGGTGGTCGGGGAGCGCGGCATGGGTCTCTCCGGCGGCCAGAAGCAGCGGATCGCGATTGCCCGGGCGCTGCTGAAGAATCCGCGGATTCTTATTCTGGATGATGCCACCAGTGCGGTGGATATGGAGACCGAGCATGAGATTCAGGCCGGATTCCAGGAGGTTATGCGCGGGCGGACGACGCTGATTATTGCCCACCGGATCTCCTCCCTGCGCCATGCCGACCAGATCATCGTAATGAATGAAGGCAAGATGGTCCAGCAGGGCACCCATCAGGAATTGATTGAGGTTCCCGGACCTTACCAGGATGTGTACCGGATTCAGTACGCCGACTATCTGTCCAGGGTAAATGACCGAGAGGCAGGTGATCCGGCATGA